From the genome of Solanum pennellii chromosome 6, SPENNV200:
atataccaaaatatttttaattttgtgttcttaAACCTATCAtgtgaaaattaatttaaatactgatccataaaaaaaaacattctttaatgatcgaaaaaaattaaaacattatttattatttttttttgggtacaAAAAacttaagataattttattattactaaaaaaattaggGCCTTCAATTTTGGGGGTCTATGGGATACATCTTTAAAGGCATTGAGCTGCCCCAGAATAATTACCTTTCAGGTAATTGCTTTCAACTTTTAcattgtttgcaacaaatttttaACATATGGAAGATAAATAAAtcacacaaataaaatatgaagaaacataattttattaatcaagATTGTGAGTACAAATTTGTTCCTCCCTTGATTCTCCTCTCCTAAGATTTATCGATGATTCGGgggccgttagtggcgtatttctcgactaggatgatttagatttgacctctatATGAATATTCCATGACTTTTGTGGAATATTTTGAGATGTTGTTGATCTCTTTATGGAACTTTTGAGATGTctttaagagaatttagtaccatttatatatgcataaactagggtttagggttgagtagcctccaagaatcctaatttgagttgaacacaatttgtataGTCCTAACTCGAATTGACATCTTATAAAGTCCcataaaatttcaatgtctacatgCATATTTAAGGAACATATGGTTGGCTGAAGAAATCACAAATGGAGTATGAAATTGGTTGGGCAAGTAGGGTAATGCATTGACTGACCTGACTCCCAAATCCGTAGGGAAATTTCCccatataacaataaaataattacttcACAAATAAGCAGCTTTCTGGAAATGAACATTGACTGACCTGACTCCCAAGAGAAGGGACAAATTGATGTACTATCCACTGCGAATCAACAACGCCAATTTTTTCATGAGCAGGCTGCACTAACCATGGAAAAGGAAATTCAGATTTGGCCAGAGCAACATATCTCAAATAAGTCCGCTGCGGCTCTCATTTTACACAGTTCTATTACAAATAAAGAATGTATCTGGaggaaataagaaataataaccTCTACACATCTTCTCAATGCAAAATCCAATCCCCATCCATGCACCAAATCATTCTATACAATAAAATCAAGTACAAATATTAGTATCAATTGTATATGAAATAGTAGAATATACTCATTATCAGGGTAATTTCATCTTGAATGGATTATAACGACTAAAGAGTAATAATGACATTGGTAGTCAATGCATCTGATCCTAAGAGTATAAGGAACTACCTGAATCATATGCCAAACACATCGCCATGCTTCTCGAGAGAACACAGGAGCCATTATTTCAACAAAGCTGAACAAGAAATCAGATGAAAAGTATGATAAATCCTATAAAATATGCAAAGGCTCTTTGAAACACTCAAAATCTAGTCTGGAGTCATAattcttttaaagaaaatgagtgCAGTTGGCACATTCAACCCTGAAGAAAGGCAGAAACAAGTTAACTGCCTCTCAATATTAATGAGTAAATCATGTGGAAGTAGGTGAGTAGAACTCATAGAGACCATATATGGGGagtagagagaaagagagagagagagagtacgCTGCACAAGGAGGCAAACGTGGATTACTGCACCAGCCTGGTTTCTCATCAGTATTCCTGTTAATCAATCCACAAAAAAAGTTTTACACGTGAAGGAACATAGGCTAATTTATACAGACTTCCATTCAAAATAGGTGCAAATCAAGTAAATTTTGAGACGGAAAGGATTAACGGAATATGTTACTTATGAACTTCTCTATCATCCCTCCTCTTAGTCATTTGCCATGTCAGTCCACTGTTGGGTTCAAGACCAGGCTGAGAAATCTCAAGACCATGTCTTTTAACAAGTCTAATATACCTGGCATACTCAGGTGACCAAGATTAGTCCAAAACAACATATATACGAGaaaacacatatactttcacttTTGAAAATGAGAAACCAACTAAGACATCCAGGGAATAGCGCGCACTTCTCTGCATTGAAGTTCTCAACTCCAAGATCTTCATCCCATATAAAAATGTAATCATAGGCAGCTACTACATCAGGATGTAAAAATCTCTTTGCATACCACCTGATAAAGGCAAGAGAAAGACAAATATTAGACTAAATCTTGATGAACACAAGTTATTATATCCGAGAGCATTCATTTCCCTTCAATCGATCAGCTTAGTGGAAAAAAATAACAGAACCAAATATGTTAGTTAAAAGAGTCTTCTGTTTGAATAGAACAAAGTTATTCTTTGATTGTTGCATCAGATAGATAAAACTTAAAACTCACAAAATTTAAAGTCTTACCATTTGGTCTGCTTCCTAACACTGATATGAACTGCACGCTTGGACCACTCAAACTCCTCCCACTCACTTGTTCGACCATCATAATGGAAaagcaaaatttgaaaatccTCTGAAAACTAATGAAGGCATAGAAAATGATCACACTTGGAATGCATTGTCAAGTGAAAGAGATAAAGTAGTAATGATATCGCTTCATTGTTATTACCTTTTGAACAGCTGCATCAATGTTGTCCTTTTGGTTCAAACCAACAGTAAATGTCACCAAGTACTTTGGCTTCTTTAGTAGATCCTAATAATTCAACAAAGTTTATAAGACAAACTTCACCTAAATAAAGCACCAGGAagtaatacataaaataaatgtgGGAAATTTTATGACAACCTACATGCTTCTCCTTTCTGTTAATGCAAATCTCCAAATGACGCTGGAAGTAtccattaatttaattttcaaaagtgtATATTGCACGTATCTTACACTATACAATGCGCAGAtattccttttcattttttcccTGAAAATGAAGTTAACCAATGATTATTGACATATGTGTATCATACCTTACTTGGGTCACCCCACAACCTTCTCAGATAAAAATCTGATTCAGGGACCACAATCCGTGGTGGCAAGGACTCTGCACCTCGAGGATTTGTTGGAACATATATCTAGAAAATGAAACGGATTAACATTTTATAGATGCTCTGATCTCAAGTCTATAATGGCAGTCGAAACTATATCATAATCTCGTTACACACGCAAAATTATTCGAGGATATACTTGTTCAATAAAcgcatatatatatttgttcatgTAATCTGTCTACTTCAATTGATCCTAATTCTAACTATCTTGTGTTCTCCATAGATCCAGTTTTGCTTAACTCACCAACTAGTctcattaatcaaaataatttcatCTGCAAATAACAAGCACCATGGAACCACATTTGAAAagagtctgatatacccctcaactttgtcatttggagttgatatatcctcgttataaaagtggctcatatatgcccttaccgttatacaaacggctcacatatacccctgccgttacaaaatggctcacatatacccttcatttaacggaagttaaaaaattagttttaaatttatatttattacttctaatttttttaaaaaaaatatttaggggtatttatgattcttctatcaaagttcaaggtataatttttttcatacataaattattttttgacttcttttattataattatttgagtttcttattcttattttgtttttttctttcattccttagtttaaagaaaaaaaattaaactattttttttgtgtattataatttaatttcgtattcgaagaaaaaatttggtcatatacaataagttttacaagaatattagtgaaacataaataaatttgattatcaaaataataattataaattagtcattaaacaaaaaaaagtcaaaaaaaatgtttgacgacgattaaatttactcatatgggattatatttttttaaaaaaaataataaaaatttagattaaaattatttttttatcatttccgttagaggaaaagggtatatgtgagccatttgtttacaagtagggtatatatgagccactttcataacaaggggtatatcagctctaaatgacaaagttgaggggtatatcatacccttttccctttatattATTGGTTAGCTCATATATGACTAAGGAAAAGTAAGTACTAGTTGAGAGCCCCAATTGGTAGAAAAAACCCATAACCTCTAGTCAGCTCCTCTCTGCAGCTCAAAGGAGTAAACTGACATTCATAGGGAACTCCTCTGTATTTCCTTCAACATTGTGGGATTGCTTCTTCGTACATATAATTTATGAGACCTATAAATTTGTTTACACCCCTATTTCTTCTTAATCATCCAGAACAGATTCTTCTTGGCGCTTTATCATATGATTATCTGATTCAATGAATATCATGTTGCGAACCTTCTTCCTTGTCTTATAAATTGCATCAATCgtttttaccaaaatataacCTATTTGTTAAGCATTGATTCAAATTGATTCTCTGTCACCTTGTAATGTTTCCACATCTATTCTCTATCAGTATAACAAAAGTTTCATCATATCGCTCATCATCTTAATATAGCAGCAGCTCCCATAActtatatatgtgtgtttataTGCTGGCGCGAAGATAATTTTTCTTCACTCACTTGAAATATTCAACTCCTTAATATTAcattaaaacaatttattaGTCATACAACCTTGAACTCTAATGAACTTGTAAGCCTTTATATGGATATCATCTAGACCACAGGAAAAGGGAGAGTTAATAACTATaagaaactcaacttttgagATCCAACAGCTACCAAAAAGAAGGcttttacaatttaaaataatcacaACTAGTTCTTTTCCAAATGCTGACTTCCATTATATTTAAGACAGAAAAACATGGATGCAAATGAAAAGGTACAAGAGCCGTTAATTTATAAAAGTAGATATTTATCGACATAATGGCATACACTTAAGAAGTACTAATAGCACAATGGATCCATTTCGCtttatgattttgttgatttggAATTACATGTTTTCAATATTCAACACCGCAAGGAAGAAAGATACAGATTAAAATAGTTTTGCATGACTTTACTGGCCAAATTAATATACCATTTGTGTTTTACTGGAGTCCCCAAAGTTCGTATTCTAGACAAGTAAGACAATAAGGTAGAGTTGAAGATAAGAGTAGTGAAATAAGTACCTGTGGAGTTATAAGATGCTCTGGAAAAAAGCGTTCAATAGAAGGTCTACGATGGTCATCGCCAAATGCTAGATTTGATATAAGATTTGAAGGTATGCTAATCTACAAAagatacaaaagaaaaattacaacAAATGATTTCTGTTTCTTAAATCAACATCAGAGTAGATATGGAAAGATTGGGCTACCTTACTTTTGTTAAAGAAACATAAGGAGATGAAATGCCAATAAAATATCCTAAAACCATTCCCATAATTGTCGTTATAACTAGTCTGGATCTATTGTTCGTTCTTCTGAAAGTCCCACTGAATCAGATAAACAAAAGGACATGGTTACTCTAAGATATATGCATAGATCACAAGCTTGAGTTCAGATCCAAAtgtataatcaaatttattccAGTGCAAGTATTGCCACAAACCTGCGGTACAAGGTTGTCATTGTGATAAAAGTTGTGCAATCCAAGGGTTAGCAGTTAGCACTAACCATAAACAAATTCCTTGAGCATCCTACACTTTCTAGAATAAGCAATGTTGTCATGCCAGAAGGGCTGAATCTGTTAATCATTGGGGAAATGTGAGATGTTCCCAGTAACCTGCATAATTTCACGTCTTCAACAAATCTTTATCTCCACATACTAATCGATAGAGCAAAATCAAGGGAATAAATCCATTTAGGCACTACCAACTAGTttagattaatattttaagtatGTTGCTGATTTGCTAAGAGTCTTTTCAGTGTGCATGTTTTGAGACTTGTCATGGGCAACATCTACTGTTAGAGAATCCAAATTATTGAGTATTAGAATGAAAAAAGTCTAAATATTCTCGTAATTGAATTCACTTCTAAGAGAAACCAAATAAGCTATTCGTAAGCTCCATCAGAGAAAATTTCGGgaagaaattaataataaataaagttttgAGGTTCCATGCTCACTCCCGTCTTATTGCTATGTGAGCCAAACTTACTAAGATTAAAATGATGTGAAATTAAACTGTTAGCTAAGAAGAATATTCAACTTCTACTTACAGTGAATCATTCAAATCACAACTATCAAACAGAAACTAGTTGAGGCCGGCTATATGAATCATTTCGCATTATTTAGGCTCATTTGATGCCAATGCTAGTAATTTTTAAGAACTAAAACTCTCTAAATCTCACAACTATCGTAGGTTACTGTATAAGCTTCTAACATACTGATAAGACTTCTAGCGAacacaaaacacaaaatttCTAAACAAACAGAACAACTACCTGCGGTCcataatatttatcttttaatatttttgcattCCCTTAAAGAAAGAACATTTAGTAGGCATTTGGACataattttgtttgaaattagGCAAAAGGCAGTTGGGTGCTCAACACATCCGTGTGTTAGCAGGGTCTTGGGAAGGGAAGCATCTATGTAGTACATACACTACCCATATGCAAGCATTAGTGGTTCCACAACTCGAATCCGTAACCTATACGTCACAACACAGACATAACTTTACTATTATTCCAAAACTCCCTGCGATTCAACATGAAAATTGATTGTTCAAAAGTGTGTGTTTCTAGTCCCAAAAGACATACTAGTAAATTCCAGAAAACATGATTAAATTCAGTATCATTTCTACAATCgtccatttttaaaaattggggAAAATATGAGAAATTAGTGGAATGTATAGAGCATGCAAAAggaaattagaaaaataagatCGCAATTTAAAAGGTAAAGAGTGTGGATAACTTACAGATTTTCACTGAATATTTAGATGAGATCCGGTTAAACCTTTGGAACTAAAAGTACGTAAATTTCTTGCCATCATGGAACTTCATGCCAAATGGATGGAAAATGAATCAAATCCCTCTAAACTATACCCAATTTTGCTAATTTCATACTCCAAACATGTTTagattgaattattttatgtgtttttggcttttaaatttttaaagataaaaatgtctCTCAGTGCTTACTTTTAGgtaaaaagaagtacaaaaataAGTTTGAAAGCTAAAATTTGAGTATTACtatgaaatttttgataaagtaattTCGGTATtcgatttttaaaatattgcattattatcataaaaattaGATATGGTTTACTAAATTAGTAATCATAATTTGTTTAACTTCGACTAGTACATACTTGTATAATAAAGTATTATGACTTTGACAATTAAAAAATGTCTCAATTGTATCATACTAATACATTAGGTATGTAGGAATCTACATGCAAAATAAAGTATAAACAACTCCTTTTGTTAATCAATTACAATTCAAATACATTTCAATCAAAATAGAGTAGTTAAAATTTCAACTTGTAAGCATTTAGTTTATACTAATACAAGGTTGCATATTtgttagttatttaataatgtgtatgtgtatatatatatatatgtatctatgTGTCTGTGTAACTATGGTATTGGGTATTCCGGAATGTATACCCATATACGATACCGTATATGGTATACATTCCGAAATACCCAATACCatagttacatatatatatatatatatatacatatacatatatatatatataNNNNNNNNNNNNNNNNNNNNNNNNNNNNNNNNNNNNNNNNNNNNNNNNNNNNNNNNNNNNNNNNNNNNNNNNNNNNNNNNNNNNNNNNNNNNNNNNNNNNNNNNNNNNNNNNNNNNNNNNNNNNNNNNNNNNNNNNNNNNNNNNNNNNNNNNNNNNNNNNNNNNNNNNNNNNNNNNNNNNNNNNNNNNNNNNNtatgcatatatatatatatatatatgtatatatatatatatatatgtatatatatatatatatatatatatatatatatcatacacATTATTAGATaactaggtaagtacttatttgtttttcttaacgTAAGTCATTACActaattagttcatttaagaatcattcatcacataagaatattcaaataatggtctttgGACAaaacctagggactctaactaacaccttcaaagacaattaatgtctagatagcatcccataccaccacctaaacttcatagaacttctctagtgCTAGTAGGTATcacacatgatgagaataggcaataaccgacatagaccatggtatcaaagcatggaatccagagttctaaccttttccgatgagggtgttctacttcccaatggtagaacttggacacatcccatgtaggcacatggttaaggaatatgaagggcgtgctttGTACTCTtgtctcatcctttaactagagctacttcccttaccatactcactcggtgatgtctttgttctcatagagtaatttacattaaaggttcatataaaggggttccatatctagttcataaaccaatcacatttaccctaccaaagaggtccactagggctaccttacaatggcaacaagaagctcataatgatttcctaaggattgatatgatgccgtttcagccaaccaaccttaagtctatcattcctttacttgaaagATACCAtaacgactttcgacttcaacattcataaccttaccactaggttcaaggtttcacaataaggactctcttaacatcatttaaggtctcatgtaattcatacatacaagactaagaggctttagcatcatAAGTCAAGATATCTCATATTtatattcatacatgtatcaagtaagggatacaagtcaaccaagacaagacacaacatacttcactttaaaacatatcacatgtcattctagaagcacatagaaataaccattattatatttaagtcatcctatacactactatatcATCGTCAATATGatcatcatagactcatatattcaagtaagAATATCCATGCATctaccctaagactatacacataaagacatcgtcatagtctaacatgatcacctaaatagcatcaattgaagaacacatatactttcacattacttataatgtagatagatattataaaacttcacatatcatcataatacttcaagtagtgccgacaatgccatgatcatcatattacataaagtaacgccgacaaggccacatccaTTACAAGTAAAAGtcataacactgccaccataagtggaccgtactaatcataacataattgaaatatgattgacataaaataaaggtaaTTAGTTCAtcgtaccaccactccatcctcaacacttcaatcaatgctaaatcatccaattcaataccataagacccttacccatgaccatgaacatcaattcaatataaaaactatgataCCCAataaaactaggtcaattcaatataggttcatcaatataagacaacctagatatcaattcattacaattattacatcaatcaatagcccatataaaactacactagaattcataagcattaagtccaaaTCTCTTAatccataaagtagtcaaaaactagggttcatcaattacatgggttcataggttaattgagttaaaatcatataattagtaacaattcaataaatatacaaCGATTttaaacctttaatgcaagaatccatggatagattatgaaattggacaatttatctttgaaaactttagaaaacttctttgatgtaagaccccgaaaatgacctaggttaactagagcctaaaatatTGGTCTTGATGGCATAAGGTCCTAATtatgtctaatatatggtatagaggcagtatctaaagtatttggtgtgttggaagtcaaacgtcaagggacgactaagacgttcgacgactaagtcacctaaatgcCTCATATGTtattctatgtgtttatgtgtgattcgtGAGGTTTAAggttcttaaatgagttattatagcatgtatatgcagtgtgtcaagtttcgtggagCTTgcaggtcaaacgtccaagaacgtccatgacgttcgaaagatatgccttgaagtgaccttgtgtgtctaggcgtATTttatcgagttttacgtgttcatttcggatgaaattcatgtgagagaaGATAAAATAATAGGCGGTCATATTTGTATTGCAAAACGTCTGGGATAATTATCCcaaaggaccatccaagggtccttgaggaaggacccaaaactgtTGGCAAGGCTGTCCCAGGCAGACCCAAAACGACGGAGCAGCCGACGGCTCGTAGGCCTATTGACGCCCCGTTAATGGGTGTCGTCGGTGGGGACTTGGCCTGGGGGAAGGAATATAGACTTGTCAAGTCTCTGAACCCACCGACGGTTGCCATCATGGCCCGTCAGTGGGGTGATGCCTCGTCGAAGGTGTCGTCAGTAGACATTGTTTTCCTGCGTAGCTTTGCTACCAAGTCAAGGGGTgaattgtaaattcaccccacttataAATGGATGTattggaggtttattaaggggtatattgggtattttaaacaattatataagtgtttaacacttacaATATTTCATTCacccaaaatcaaaaccccaaaatcccttagaattctctcaaagtctccattgaagtccaaatcaAGGAAACTCTTGGAAGTGAAGTTTTGAGGgtaaattcttcatcaaagtgaataattatcatcctgaggtatggatattgatccttgaaactctcttcatcaaggagccctaattctcaagatgttttctaagttTTGTAAAGTTAagttgtccaatttcatgattctacagTGGATTATTGCATAAATGATTTAtgaacattgaattatgatctaattgatattgcattgatgatttcaatctaaattacctatgaacccatgaattggatgaaccctagattttgactaagtttttggattacttgatattgatctaatgttgatgaattcttatgtagtttcttatggactttctaatgatgtaataattgtagtaaattgatatctaggtgtTGTTAGATTGATGAAGTTACATTTAATTTAacctagttcattgattattgtagtttttatgtcGAATTGTTgtttatgaccatgggtaagggtcttgtgttatcaaattgagtaatttagcattgaattgaagtgttgaTGATGGAGTGGAGGTATTCTACctcatttcctttatttttatgttatttatacttcaattatgttatgattggtttagtccacctttggtggcggtgatatgtgaattgatgtggccttgtcggcgttactttatgcaatatgatgatcttgtcctattggcaactacttgaagtaatatgactaattgtgtagtttgattatgtgaagcatgaaaatatctatctacatgtgaagtcatatatgtattcttatATTCCTGTTGTCTTAGgcgatcatgttagactatgactttgacattatgagtatagtgttagggttgagtcttggttatttcTACTTGGGTATATGATTCTATGTGgagtatattgatgatgttatgatagtatataggatgacttgaataTTTTAGGTTGTTTTCTAGAGTGActtgtattatgagttaaaagtggcgtatgtggtatcttgtcttggttgacttatgtcccttgcttgatgtatgtatgattatgaatatgtgatgtcttaatttagggtgttagaactcttagtattaaatgtatgaatgacatgtgaccttaaatgatgttatgagagtattttatgtgaaaaccttgacttaagggtaaggttaagattgttgaagttgtaagccataatggtatccttcaaagtaaaggaatgatggatcTAAGGTTAGTTGGCTGGAACGgaatcatattaatccttaggaaagtcatcatgagttTCCTGTTGCCATTGTTAGGTAGCCCTAGTTGACCtttccttggtagggtaaatgtgatcgggttatgaacttgttacggaacccttttatgtgaacctaatatatgaattactctatgacaAAAAAGGCTAGCATCGAGTCAATAtggtaagggaaagtagttctagttaagtatgagactagaatacaaagaagcccttcatattccttaaccatgtgcctacatgggatgtgtctaagttctacccttggaaaaaagaacaacctcatcggagtaggatttAACTCCGGAtgccatgtcttgctatcatggtctatgtcggttaattcatattctcatcatatggaatacctattagcattagagaagtttatgaggtttaggtggttgtatgggacactatctagacattgcacaatagactttgaaggtgttacttgGAGTTCTTAGGTATtgttcaagaccattatttaaatgtcctttatgtgatgtgtgagtcttaatgaactcaggaactaatgacttatgttaaggagtatgtaaatTAATAAGTACCTAATATAAAGTGACTTCAgcattccttagctaaagtgtgaagagggcataaaggatgatctcttcatgtcttatctttggaagtcttgaggatgactctagttagggaagtttgttgattttgtggacataatctaagacttaggtagtcttaaggactatttaggtaatattGAGAGGTCCCTATGGAcgttatttttttgatttacttaagtaggtcttttgatagcctttggaaggagaatgtcatattatttatatgtttatatgtttgataTCATAAAGTGTGTACGTGACTCATTATAaatagtcttgaggatcatttaggccatgcctagagagggtgtatgggcgatctctctttgtgttgcttaagtgagtcttaggatagatttaAGTGGGAAGAATACATGATAAAATGTGTCTTTAGTGAAGTTTaaggaattcactgtaacattgaatTTAGTCAATGTACAGTGAATGCACCTCACTGTTAAGtgagtttaaaattatgatttgttgt
Proteins encoded in this window:
- the LOC107021272 gene encoding uncharacterized protein LOC107021272 isoform X1, giving the protein MTTLYRSGTFRRTNNRSRLVITTIMGMVLGYFIGISSPYVSLTKISIPSNLISNLAFGDDHRRPSIERFFPEHLITPQIYVPTNPRGAESLPPRIVVPESDFYLRRLWGDPSKRHLEICINRKEKHDLLKKPKYLVTFTVGLNQKDNIDAAVQKFSEDFQILLFHYDGRTSEWEEFEWSKRAVHISVRKQTKWWYAKRFLHPDVVAAYDYIFIWDEDLGVENFNAEKYIRLVKRHGLEISQPGLEPNSGLTWQMTKRRDDREVHKNTDEKPGWCSNPRLPPCAAFVEIMAPVFSREAWRCVWHMIQNDLVHGWGLDFALRRCVEPAHEKIGVVDSQWIVHQFVPSLGSQGETGNGKAPWEGVRERCTNEWAMFQDRLANADESYFVQHGKSRI
- the LOC107021272 gene encoding uncharacterized protein LOC107021272 isoform X2; this translates as MTTLYRSGTFRRTNNRSRLVITTIMGMVLGYFIGISSPYVSLTKISIPSNLISNLAFGDDHRRPSIERFFPEHLITPQIYVPTNPRGAESLPPRIVVPESDFYLRRLWGDPSKDLLKKPKYLVTFTVGLNQKDNIDAAVQKFSEDFQILLFHYDGRTSEWEEFEWSKRAVHISVRKQTKWWYAKRFLHPDVVAAYDYIFIWDEDLGVENFNAEKYIRLVKRHGLEISQPGLEPNSGLTWQMTKRRDDREVHKNTDEKPGWCSNPRLPPCAAFVEIMAPVFSREAWRCVWHMIQNDLVHGWGLDFALRRCVEPAHEKIGVVDSQWIVHQFVPSLGSQGETGNGKAPWEGVRERCTNEWAMFQDRLANADESYFVQHGKSRI